A region from the Acipenser ruthenus chromosome 13, fAciRut3.2 maternal haplotype, whole genome shotgun sequence genome encodes:
- the inpp5f gene encoding phosphatidylinositide phosphatase SAC2 isoform X1 — translation MELFQAKDHYILQSGEKALWCSRKDGSIVVRPATDLLLAWNPICLGLVEGLLGKIQLHTDLPLGLILIRQKALVGKLPGNHEVYKITKIVVIPLSDDEPQDLELELCKKHHFGINKPEKITQSPDESKFLLKTLSQIKSNVAVPIKKKVKENKEKERLERRLLEELFKMFMDSDSFYYSLTYDLTNTVQRQNDREKTDKPLWQRVDDRFFWNKHMVQDLINLNDVQADSWILPVIQGFVQAEEMVVNYSDSSDEEKSSPETSPQEPPCVDDIYPRFLVALISRRSRHRAGMRYKRRGVDKNGNVANYVETEQLIHVHNHTLSFVQTRGSVPVFWSQVGYRYNPRPRLETGEMETIPFFAAHFEEQLKIYKKQVIINLVDQSGREKLIGDAYLKQVLLYNNPNLTYVSFDFHEHCRGMKFENVQTLADAIGDLITDMKWGWVDQAGVICRQEGLFRVNCMDCLDRTNVVQAAIARVVMEQQLKKLGVMPPEQPLPPKCYRIYQIMWANNGDTISRQYAGTAALKGDFTRTGERKLAGVMKDGVNSANRYYLNRFRDTYRQAVIDLMMGIPVTEDLYTVFTKEKEHEALQRDSQRSQQEQVSLLLQNYMRLLLPEEEKFHGGWALLDCDPSLIDATHKDVDVLLLLSNCAYYVAYYDDEADKVNQYQRLSLENLEKIEIGPEPTFFGKPKFSCMRLHYKHQETSGYFHTLRAVTRSPEEDGKDTLQCIAEMLRITKQAMELDVAVVEKKLERRHSKPHEDIISIRTKNSEGQVLGSMGLAQGKNFLLNKFSSLNQKVKQTKSNVNMGSFKPLGKLGSFSKPEMKVNFLKPNLKVNLWKSDSSLETSDSTVAGALKDRSESDLEISSDSDSFHSNEFLPNEDEDRQLAGSLENFDYVLPSCGIVAAAPRLGSRTQSITSTDISGIPAPPSMICVTDCDRKPENQPENNGKSYEHPTPSEEAALIDFGTPIDAYCQQFVQDAQSKDPSMEELGFNQPLPASGHSSSNPPRDVEGHPEQRDQQLSRPSQLDVATSLEANLLSVQPATSAASSSSQKSLGSQLQASTGPSPAEGNGSRVASPFAKIRSSMVQVASMTQAGLTQGINFAVAKVQKSPEPESINEAQQSDFKAMFTQCQTRIIQI, via the exons CTGTGCAAGAAGCACCATTTTGGGATTAACAAACCTGAGAAGATCACCCAGTCTCCAGATGAGTCCAAGTTTCTGCTCAAGACCCTCAGCCAGATTAAATCCAATGTGGCTGTTCCCATCAAGAAGAAG GTCAAAGAAAACAAGGAGAAGGAGCGCCTGGAGAGGCGGTTGCTGGaggaattgtttaaaatgttcatgGACTCGGACTCCTTTTACTACAGCTTGACCTACGACCTGACAAACACCGTTCAGAGGCAGAACGACAGGGAGAAGACCGACAAACCCCTCTGGCAGAGG GTGGATGACAGATTCTTTTGGAACAAACACATGGTCCAGGATCTCATTAACTTGAAT gacgTGCAGGCGGACTCCTGGATCCTGCCTGTCATCCAGGGGTTTGTGCAGGCGGAGGAGATGGTGGTGAACTACAGTGACAGCTCTGACGAAGAGAAGAGCAGCCCTGAGACCTCTCCCCAGGAGCCCCCCTGCGTGGACGACATCTACCCCCGCTTCCTGGTGGCACTCATCTCCCGGAGGAGCCGGCACCGTGCAG GGATGCGCTATAAACGACGAGGGGTCGACAAGAACGGCAACGTGGCAAATTACGTGGAAACAGAGCAGCTGATCCACGTGCACAACCACACCCTGTCCTTCGTGCAGACTCGCGGCTCCGTGCCGGTGTTCTGGAGCCAGGTGGGGTATCGCTACAATCCCCGGCCCCGACTGGAAACGG GAGAAATGGAGACCATTCCTTTCTTTGCGGCTCATTTTGAAGAGCAGTTGAAGATCTACAAGAAGCAG GTCATCATCAACTTGGTGGACCAAAGCGGGAGGGAGAAGCTGATCGGAGACGCGTACCTGAAGCAAGTGCTGCTCTACAACAACCCCAACCTTACCTACGTGTCCTTCGATTTCCACGAGCACTG CCGAGGGATGAAGTTTGAAAACGTCCAGACCCTCGCTGACGCCATTGGTGACTTAATCACAGATATGAAGTGGGGCTG GGTGGACCAGGCTGGGGTGATCTGCAGGCAGGAAGGCCTGTTCCGAGTGAACTGCATGGACTGCCTGGATCGTACCAATGTGGTGCAGGCGGCTATAGCCCGCGTGGTCATGGAACAGCAG CTGAAGAAGCTGGGGGTGATGCCTCCAGAGCAGCCTCTCCCCCCGAAGTGCTACAGAATCTACCAGATCATGTGGGCCAACAACGGGGACACCATCAGCAGGCAGTACGCTGGCACTGCCGCCCTGAAG GGGGACTTTACCAGAACGGGTGAGAGGAAGCTGGCTGGTGTTATGAAAGACGGAGTGAACTCTGCAAACAGATACTACCTGAACCGATTCCGGGACACCTACAGACAAGCTGTCATAG aTCTGATGATGGGGATCCCGGTGACAGAGGACCTGTACACAGTCTTCACCAAGGAGAAGGAGCACGAGGCTCTGCAGAGGGACAGCCAGCGCAGCCAGCAGGAGCAGGTCAGCCTCCTGCTGCAGAACTACATGAGGCTGCTGCTGCCAGAGGAGGAGAAGTTCCACGGGGGCTGGGCGCTCCTCGACTGCGATCCCAG TCTGATTGATGCCACCCATAAGGATGTGGAtgttctgctgctgctgtctaACTGTGCCTACTACGTGGCGTA CTACGATGACGAAGCTGACAAAGTCAACCAGTATCAGAGGCTGAGTCTAGAAAACCTGGAGAAGATAGAAATAG GCCCTGAGCCCACGTTCTTTGGGAAGCCCAAGTTCTCCTGCATGAGGCTGCATTACAAACACCAGGAGACCAGCGGGTACTTCCACACGCTCCGAGCCGTGACCCGCAGCCCAGAGGAAGATGGGAAAG ATACTCTTCAGTGCATCGCTGAAATGCTGCGCATCACCAAGCAGGCCATGGAACTGGACGTAGCTGTTGTGGAGAAGAAGCTGGAGAG AAGGCACAGCAAACCCCATGAGGACATCATCAGCATCCGGACCAAGAACAGCGAGGGCCAGGTTCTGGGGAGCATGGGCCTGGCCCAGGGCAAGAACTTCCTGCTCAACAAATTCTCCTCCCTGAACCAGAAAGTCAAGCAGACCAAGTCCAATGTGAACATGGGGAGCTTCAAACCCCTGGGGAAGCTGGGCAGCTTTTCTAAGCCAGAGATGAAGGTCAACTTTCTGAAGCCCAACCTGAAGGTGAACCTCTGGAAATCCGACAGCAGCTTGGAGACTTCGGACAGCACCGTGGCGGGGGCTCTCAAGGACCGCTCGGAGTCCGACCTGGAGATCTCCTCGGACTCAGACTCCTTTCACTCCAACGAGTTTCTGCCCAATGAAGACGAGGACAGGCAGCTGGCCGGCTCTCTGGAGAACTTTGACTACGTTCTCCCCAGCTGCGGCATTGTGGCTGCAGCTCCTCGCTTGGGGAGCCGCACACAGTCCATCACCAGCACCGACATCTCTGGCATTCCGGCTCCTCCCTCCATGATCTGCGTCACAGACTGTGACCGCAAGCCGGAAAACCAGCCAGAGAATAATGGCAAGTCTTACGAGCATCCGACACCCTCGGAGGAAGCCGCTCTGATTGATTTCGGGACCCCCATCGATGCCTATTGCCAGCAGTTTGTGCAGGATGCACAAAGCAAAGATCCCTCCATGGAGGAGCTTGGTTTCAACCAACCCCTGCCAGCTTCAGGTCACAGCAGCAGTAACCCTCCCAGAGATGTAGAAGGGCATCCGGAGCAGAGGGATCAGCAGCTGTCCAGGCCTTCCCAACTTGACGTGGCTACCTCTTTGGAAGCCAATCTGCTCTCCGTCCAGCCAGCCACTTCTGCGGCTTCTTCATCCTCGCAGAAGAGCCTGGGCTCTCAGCTGCAGGCCAGCACAGGCCCATCCCCCGCGGAGGGCAACGGCAGCCGGGTGGCGTCTCCCTTCGCCAAGATCCGCAGCTCCATGGTCCAGGTGGCCAGCATGACCCAGGCAGGCCTGACCCAAGGCATCAACTTTGCCGTGGCCAAGGTCCAGAAGAGCCCCGAACCGGAGTCTATTAACGAAGCCCAGCAGAGCGACTTCAAAGCAATGTTTACACAGTGCCAGACAAGGATCATCCAGATTTAG
- the inpp5f gene encoding phosphatidylinositide phosphatase SAC2 isoform X2, whose amino-acid sequence MWDGYCFEPENLTVQSSYCTFQSRGVEDGRDREQLCKKHHFGINKPEKITQSPDESKFLLKTLSQIKSNVAVPIKKKVKENKEKERLERRLLEELFKMFMDSDSFYYSLTYDLTNTVQRQNDREKTDKPLWQRVDDRFFWNKHMVQDLINLNDVQADSWILPVIQGFVQAEEMVVNYSDSSDEEKSSPETSPQEPPCVDDIYPRFLVALISRRSRHRAGMRYKRRGVDKNGNVANYVETEQLIHVHNHTLSFVQTRGSVPVFWSQVGYRYNPRPRLETGEMETIPFFAAHFEEQLKIYKKQVIINLVDQSGREKLIGDAYLKQVLLYNNPNLTYVSFDFHEHCRGMKFENVQTLADAIGDLITDMKWGWVDQAGVICRQEGLFRVNCMDCLDRTNVVQAAIARVVMEQQLKKLGVMPPEQPLPPKCYRIYQIMWANNGDTISRQYAGTAALKGDFTRTGERKLAGVMKDGVNSANRYYLNRFRDTYRQAVIDLMMGIPVTEDLYTVFTKEKEHEALQRDSQRSQQEQVSLLLQNYMRLLLPEEEKFHGGWALLDCDPSLIDATHKDVDVLLLLSNCAYYVAYYDDEADKVNQYQRLSLENLEKIEIGPEPTFFGKPKFSCMRLHYKHQETSGYFHTLRAVTRSPEEDGKDTLQCIAEMLRITKQAMELDVAVVEKKLERRHSKPHEDIISIRTKNSEGQVLGSMGLAQGKNFLLNKFSSLNQKVKQTKSNVNMGSFKPLGKLGSFSKPEMKVNFLKPNLKVNLWKSDSSLETSDSTVAGALKDRSESDLEISSDSDSFHSNEFLPNEDEDRQLAGSLENFDYVLPSCGIVAAAPRLGSRTQSITSTDISGIPAPPSMICVTDCDRKPENQPENNGKSYEHPTPSEEAALIDFGTPIDAYCQQFVQDAQSKDPSMEELGFNQPLPASGHSSSNPPRDVEGHPEQRDQQLSRPSQLDVATSLEANLLSVQPATSAASSSSQKSLGSQLQASTGPSPAEGNGSRVASPFAKIRSSMVQVASMTQAGLTQGINFAVAKVQKSPEPESINEAQQSDFKAMFTQCQTRIIQI is encoded by the exons ATGTGGGATGGTTACTGCTTTGAACCTGAGAACTTAACAGTGCAATCCTCTTACTGTACCTTCCAGTCTAGGGGTGTGGAAGATGGGAGAGACCGTGAACAG CTGTGCAAGAAGCACCATTTTGGGATTAACAAACCTGAGAAGATCACCCAGTCTCCAGATGAGTCCAAGTTTCTGCTCAAGACCCTCAGCCAGATTAAATCCAATGTGGCTGTTCCCATCAAGAAGAAG GTCAAAGAAAACAAGGAGAAGGAGCGCCTGGAGAGGCGGTTGCTGGaggaattgtttaaaatgttcatgGACTCGGACTCCTTTTACTACAGCTTGACCTACGACCTGACAAACACCGTTCAGAGGCAGAACGACAGGGAGAAGACCGACAAACCCCTCTGGCAGAGG GTGGATGACAGATTCTTTTGGAACAAACACATGGTCCAGGATCTCATTAACTTGAAT gacgTGCAGGCGGACTCCTGGATCCTGCCTGTCATCCAGGGGTTTGTGCAGGCGGAGGAGATGGTGGTGAACTACAGTGACAGCTCTGACGAAGAGAAGAGCAGCCCTGAGACCTCTCCCCAGGAGCCCCCCTGCGTGGACGACATCTACCCCCGCTTCCTGGTGGCACTCATCTCCCGGAGGAGCCGGCACCGTGCAG GGATGCGCTATAAACGACGAGGGGTCGACAAGAACGGCAACGTGGCAAATTACGTGGAAACAGAGCAGCTGATCCACGTGCACAACCACACCCTGTCCTTCGTGCAGACTCGCGGCTCCGTGCCGGTGTTCTGGAGCCAGGTGGGGTATCGCTACAATCCCCGGCCCCGACTGGAAACGG GAGAAATGGAGACCATTCCTTTCTTTGCGGCTCATTTTGAAGAGCAGTTGAAGATCTACAAGAAGCAG GTCATCATCAACTTGGTGGACCAAAGCGGGAGGGAGAAGCTGATCGGAGACGCGTACCTGAAGCAAGTGCTGCTCTACAACAACCCCAACCTTACCTACGTGTCCTTCGATTTCCACGAGCACTG CCGAGGGATGAAGTTTGAAAACGTCCAGACCCTCGCTGACGCCATTGGTGACTTAATCACAGATATGAAGTGGGGCTG GGTGGACCAGGCTGGGGTGATCTGCAGGCAGGAAGGCCTGTTCCGAGTGAACTGCATGGACTGCCTGGATCGTACCAATGTGGTGCAGGCGGCTATAGCCCGCGTGGTCATGGAACAGCAG CTGAAGAAGCTGGGGGTGATGCCTCCAGAGCAGCCTCTCCCCCCGAAGTGCTACAGAATCTACCAGATCATGTGGGCCAACAACGGGGACACCATCAGCAGGCAGTACGCTGGCACTGCCGCCCTGAAG GGGGACTTTACCAGAACGGGTGAGAGGAAGCTGGCTGGTGTTATGAAAGACGGAGTGAACTCTGCAAACAGATACTACCTGAACCGATTCCGGGACACCTACAGACAAGCTGTCATAG aTCTGATGATGGGGATCCCGGTGACAGAGGACCTGTACACAGTCTTCACCAAGGAGAAGGAGCACGAGGCTCTGCAGAGGGACAGCCAGCGCAGCCAGCAGGAGCAGGTCAGCCTCCTGCTGCAGAACTACATGAGGCTGCTGCTGCCAGAGGAGGAGAAGTTCCACGGGGGCTGGGCGCTCCTCGACTGCGATCCCAG TCTGATTGATGCCACCCATAAGGATGTGGAtgttctgctgctgctgtctaACTGTGCCTACTACGTGGCGTA CTACGATGACGAAGCTGACAAAGTCAACCAGTATCAGAGGCTGAGTCTAGAAAACCTGGAGAAGATAGAAATAG GCCCTGAGCCCACGTTCTTTGGGAAGCCCAAGTTCTCCTGCATGAGGCTGCATTACAAACACCAGGAGACCAGCGGGTACTTCCACACGCTCCGAGCCGTGACCCGCAGCCCAGAGGAAGATGGGAAAG ATACTCTTCAGTGCATCGCTGAAATGCTGCGCATCACCAAGCAGGCCATGGAACTGGACGTAGCTGTTGTGGAGAAGAAGCTGGAGAG AAGGCACAGCAAACCCCATGAGGACATCATCAGCATCCGGACCAAGAACAGCGAGGGCCAGGTTCTGGGGAGCATGGGCCTGGCCCAGGGCAAGAACTTCCTGCTCAACAAATTCTCCTCCCTGAACCAGAAAGTCAAGCAGACCAAGTCCAATGTGAACATGGGGAGCTTCAAACCCCTGGGGAAGCTGGGCAGCTTTTCTAAGCCAGAGATGAAGGTCAACTTTCTGAAGCCCAACCTGAAGGTGAACCTCTGGAAATCCGACAGCAGCTTGGAGACTTCGGACAGCACCGTGGCGGGGGCTCTCAAGGACCGCTCGGAGTCCGACCTGGAGATCTCCTCGGACTCAGACTCCTTTCACTCCAACGAGTTTCTGCCCAATGAAGACGAGGACAGGCAGCTGGCCGGCTCTCTGGAGAACTTTGACTACGTTCTCCCCAGCTGCGGCATTGTGGCTGCAGCTCCTCGCTTGGGGAGCCGCACACAGTCCATCACCAGCACCGACATCTCTGGCATTCCGGCTCCTCCCTCCATGATCTGCGTCACAGACTGTGACCGCAAGCCGGAAAACCAGCCAGAGAATAATGGCAAGTCTTACGAGCATCCGACACCCTCGGAGGAAGCCGCTCTGATTGATTTCGGGACCCCCATCGATGCCTATTGCCAGCAGTTTGTGCAGGATGCACAAAGCAAAGATCCCTCCATGGAGGAGCTTGGTTTCAACCAACCCCTGCCAGCTTCAGGTCACAGCAGCAGTAACCCTCCCAGAGATGTAGAAGGGCATCCGGAGCAGAGGGATCAGCAGCTGTCCAGGCCTTCCCAACTTGACGTGGCTACCTCTTTGGAAGCCAATCTGCTCTCCGTCCAGCCAGCCACTTCTGCGGCTTCTTCATCCTCGCAGAAGAGCCTGGGCTCTCAGCTGCAGGCCAGCACAGGCCCATCCCCCGCGGAGGGCAACGGCAGCCGGGTGGCGTCTCCCTTCGCCAAGATCCGCAGCTCCATGGTCCAGGTGGCCAGCATGACCCAGGCAGGCCTGACCCAAGGCATCAACTTTGCCGTGGCCAAGGTCCAGAAGAGCCCCGAACCGGAGTCTATTAACGAAGCCCAGCAGAGCGACTTCAAAGCAATGTTTACACAGTGCCAGACAAGGATCATCCAGATTTAG